In Rubrobacter radiotolerans DSM 5868, a genomic segment contains:
- the uvrA gene encoding excinuclease ABC subunit UvrA, which produces MPRDEMVVVTGLSGSGKSSLAFDTIYAEGQRRYVESLSAYARQFLGQMDKPDVDHIDGLSPAVSIDQKTTSNNPRSTVATVTEIYDYLRLLYARAGRPHCHVCGFPVSSSTPQQMVEKVMALPEKTRFMVLAPVVRGRKGEYGKLFKELAEEGYARVRVDGEVYELPVDLNLDKKYKHDIEVVVDRLSMRGGIERRLTDSVETSLRLAEGLVQVETVERDGSPGESMLFSENFSCTNCGASIAEIQPRTFSFNSPHGACDRCDGLGSRLEIDPDLVVPNEDLSINDGALAPWANSSSEYQDSVLWALSDKFGIDLDKPWRELPEEHREIALYGTGGERIYISYRNRYGRKRQYMTQFDGVVGNLQRRYAETDSEYRREKIEEYMSHVPCPKCKGARLRPEALAVTVGERNIAEFTALSVKEAQSFFDGIGFTEREWLIGERVIKEIRERLGFLVDVGLGYLTLNRSAGTLSGGEAQRIRLASQVGSGLVGVLYVLDEPSIGLHQRDNKRLLDTLVRLRDLGNTLVVVEHDEDTIRTADYVIDVGPGAGVNGGEVVACGSVRDIEAEPRSITGDFLSGRRRIEPPEKRREPAGEISVKGAEENNLRGVDVSFPLGVFTSVTGVSGSGKSTLVNEILFKALANAVSRGKHRPGRHKGLEGVENVDKVIDIDQSPIGRTPRSNPATYTKVFDHIRQLFSQTAEAKIRGYKPGRFSFNVKGGRCEACKGDGQIRIEMHFLPDVYVPCEVCKGRRYNNETLRATYKGKSIADVLEMTVAEACEFFEPVPAIARRLNTLNDVGLGYVRLGQPATTLSGGEAQRVKLASELGKRATGKTVYILDEPTTGLHFADVERLLQILHRLVDAGNTVIVIEHNLDVIRSSDYVVDLGPEGGDGGGEIVATGTPEEVARSERSHTGRFLKEFFGGPQKSGKAVARAS; this is translated from the coding sequence ATGCCCCGGGACGAGATGGTCGTCGTTACGGGCCTCTCCGGCTCGGGGAAGTCGTCGCTCGCCTTCGACACGATCTACGCCGAAGGACAGCGCCGCTACGTCGAGTCTCTCTCGGCCTACGCCCGGCAGTTCCTCGGCCAGATGGACAAGCCGGACGTGGACCACATCGACGGCCTCTCCCCGGCGGTCTCCATAGACCAGAAGACGACCTCGAACAACCCCCGCTCGACGGTGGCGACGGTGACGGAGATCTACGACTACCTCCGCCTCCTCTACGCCCGCGCCGGTCGTCCGCACTGCCACGTCTGCGGCTTTCCCGTCTCCTCCTCGACCCCGCAGCAGATGGTCGAGAAGGTCATGGCTCTCCCGGAGAAGACGCGCTTCATGGTCCTCGCGCCCGTCGTCCGCGGTCGCAAGGGCGAGTACGGAAAGCTCTTCAAGGAGCTTGCGGAAGAGGGTTATGCCAGGGTTCGAGTGGACGGCGAGGTATATGAACTTCCGGTAGACCTGAACCTCGACAAGAAGTACAAGCATGACATCGAGGTCGTCGTGGACCGCCTCTCCATGCGGGGGGGAATAGAGCGGCGGCTGACGGACTCGGTCGAGACCTCGCTCCGGCTGGCTGAAGGTTTGGTTCAGGTAGAGACCGTCGAGCGGGACGGCTCACCGGGCGAGTCGATGTTGTTTTCGGAGAACTTCAGCTGCACGAACTGCGGGGCTTCGATCGCGGAGATACAGCCGAGGACGTTCTCGTTCAACAGCCCGCACGGGGCGTGCGACCGGTGCGACGGGCTCGGGAGTCGCCTTGAGATAGACCCGGACCTCGTGGTGCCGAACGAAGACCTTTCGATCAACGACGGCGCGCTCGCGCCGTGGGCGAACTCGTCGAGCGAGTATCAGGACAGCGTGCTCTGGGCGCTCTCGGATAAGTTCGGGATAGACCTGGACAAGCCGTGGCGGGAGCTTCCGGAGGAGCACCGGGAGATCGCGCTCTACGGGACGGGGGGGGAGAGGATCTACATCTCCTACCGCAACCGCTACGGGCGCAAGCGCCAGTACATGACGCAGTTCGACGGCGTCGTCGGGAACCTCCAGAGGCGTTACGCCGAGACCGACTCGGAGTATCGTCGGGAGAAGATCGAGGAGTACATGTCCCACGTGCCGTGCCCGAAGTGCAAGGGCGCGAGGCTCCGGCCCGAGGCGCTCGCGGTTACGGTCGGCGAGCGGAACATCGCCGAGTTCACGGCCCTGAGCGTCAAGGAGGCGCAGAGCTTCTTTGACGGGATCGGCTTCACGGAGCGCGAGTGGCTGATCGGAGAGCGGGTGATAAAGGAGATCCGCGAGCGACTCGGCTTTCTCGTGGACGTCGGGCTCGGCTACCTGACGCTCAACCGTTCGGCCGGGACGCTCTCGGGCGGCGAGGCGCAGCGGATAAGGCTCGCGAGCCAGGTCGGGAGCGGGCTCGTGGGCGTGCTGTACGTGCTCGACGAGCCGTCGATAGGGCTCCATCAGCGCGACAACAAGCGGCTCCTCGACACGCTCGTGAGGCTGCGCGACCTCGGGAACACGCTCGTTGTCGTGGAGCACGACGAGGACACCATACGCACCGCCGACTACGTTATAGACGTCGGGCCGGGAGCGGGAGTGAACGGCGGCGAGGTTGTAGCCTGCGGTTCCGTCCGGGACATCGAGGCCGAGCCGCGCTCCATCACCGGAGACTTCCTCTCGGGCCGCAGGCGCATCGAGCCGCCCGAGAAGCGCCGGGAGCCTGCGGGGGAGATCTCCGTAAAGGGCGCGGAGGAGAACAACCTGCGCGGCGTAGACGTCTCGTTCCCGCTCGGGGTCTTCACGAGCGTAACGGGAGTTTCTGGGAGCGGGAAGAGCACGCTCGTGAACGAGATCCTCTTCAAGGCCCTCGCAAACGCCGTGAGCCGGGGCAAGCACCGGCCCGGCAGGCACAAGGGACTCGAAGGCGTCGAGAACGTGGACAAGGTCATAGACATAGACCAGTCGCCGATCGGCCGTACCCCGCGCTCCAACCCGGCGACGTACACAAAGGTCTTCGACCACATAAGGCAGCTCTTCTCGCAGACGGCGGAGGCGAAGATCCGGGGCTACAAGCCGGGCCGGTTCTCGTTCAACGTCAAGGGCGGGCGGTGCGAGGCGTGCAAGGGCGACGGGCAGATCCGCATCGAGATGCACTTCCTCCCGGACGTCTACGTGCCGTGCGAGGTGTGCAAGGGCCGCCGCTACAACAACGAGACGCTCCGGGCGACGTACAAGGGAAAGTCGATCGCCGACGTCCTTGAGATGACCGTCGCCGAGGCGTGCGAGTTCTTCGAGCCCGTGCCCGCCATCGCCCGCAGGCTCAACACCCTCAACGACGTCGGGCTCGGCTACGTGAGGCTCGGGCAGCCCGCAACGACGCTCTCGGGCGGCGAGGCGCAAAGGGTGAAGCTTGCGAGCGAGCTCGGCAAGAGAGCAACGGGAAAGACCGTCTATATCCTCGACGAGCCGACGACCGGACTCCACTTCGCCGACGTCGAGCGGCTGCTTCAGATCCTTCACAGGCTTGTGGACGCCGGGAACACGGTCATCGTCATCGAGCACAACCTCGACGTTATCCGCTCCTCGGACTACGTCGTAGACCTCGGCCCCGAGGGCGGCGATGGCGGGGGAGAGATTGTCGCCACCGGAACCCCCGAGGAGGTCGCTCGCTCCGAGCGCTCCCATACCGGCCGCTTCCTCAAGGAGTTCTTTGGGGGACCACAGAAGTCCGGGAAGGCCGTCGCCCGCGCAAGCTAG
- a CDS encoding PucR family transcriptional regulator, whose translation MNLGELKRVLQDELEARVLVPGDNSRAVTGLSVEESGDSWLLPGDLLLVQRPDSGERWTGLLAEAGENSSPAILFREKGEDGSKKPPPEEVLAEARRRGVAVIALPGDVSLGRIASMLYREGQRGNDLLKLSHRASRELGSVSGDEVSLESVTARVSGMLGRPVVLEDAVGRLIPASPEDAQENGLISALHEHGLRASRGTAGVEETRRERRDRYARLPEGFLSVPIERWRVGSKEGRELYWTPVGEKTPSGYLWLDLEGHSLEPEDVVNLYWARRVLKTELEKDRIRLETELGVRGDFVDDLISGHYGSVDLLLQRARYLGADLTEGALVLIVDIDDFARYLERRRLKEPAIQELKRRLADAVRLQSREVFSNFLTGPRSDNVILLVGPSKNESAEEIPEKAHLLASRIQRYVRGLLPDLTVSVGLGRFTPDPARLSEAYSEAEVALEIGHRIYGPSSVSTFERTGTYKLLFKVLQGDPQELETFYAETLAPVVHYDERYGTELIHTLTTYLNNDASTVKTASELFAHRHTIRYRLDRIGELTDLDIEKTEDRERLTLGIKAMQLLGRAPNRPSPISDR comes from the coding sequence TTGAACCTCGGCGAGTTGAAAAGAGTCTTGCAGGACGAGCTGGAGGCGCGGGTACTCGTTCCGGGGGACAACTCACGGGCCGTTACCGGGCTGTCGGTCGAGGAGAGCGGGGATAGCTGGCTTCTCCCGGGGGACCTGCTGCTCGTGCAGAGACCGGACTCCGGCGAGCGGTGGACCGGGCTGCTTGCGGAGGCCGGAGAGAACTCCTCCCCGGCGATCCTGTTCCGCGAGAAGGGCGAAGACGGCTCGAAGAAGCCCCCGCCGGAAGAGGTGCTTGCGGAGGCGCGGCGACGGGGAGTTGCGGTGATCGCACTCCCCGGGGACGTCTCGCTCGGACGAATAGCCTCGATGCTCTACCGGGAGGGGCAGCGCGGCAACGACCTCCTCAAGCTCTCGCACCGCGCAAGCCGGGAGCTTGGCTCGGTGAGCGGTGACGAGGTCTCTTTGGAGAGCGTGACGGCCCGCGTGTCCGGGATGCTCGGCAGACCCGTCGTTCTCGAAGACGCGGTGGGGAGGCTGATCCCGGCCTCCCCGGAGGATGCGCAGGAGAACGGCCTGATCTCCGCCCTTCACGAACACGGCCTGCGGGCCTCCCGCGGAACCGCGGGCGTCGAGGAGACCCGCCGTGAGCGCCGCGACCGCTACGCGAGGCTCCCGGAGGGCTTTCTGTCCGTCCCGATCGAGCGCTGGCGCGTCGGAAGCAAGGAGGGGCGTGAGCTGTACTGGACCCCGGTCGGGGAGAAGACCCCCTCGGGCTACCTCTGGCTCGACCTCGAAGGCCACTCGCTGGAGCCGGAGGACGTGGTGAACCTCTACTGGGCGCGGCGCGTCCTGAAGACCGAGCTAGAGAAGGACCGTATCCGCCTCGAAACGGAGCTCGGGGTGCGCGGAGACTTTGTGGACGACCTCATAAGCGGTCACTACGGCTCGGTCGATCTGCTGCTGCAAAGGGCCCGGTACCTCGGGGCGGACCTGACCGAAGGCGCGCTCGTCCTGATCGTGGACATAGACGACTTCGCCCGCTACCTGGAGCGCAGGCGGCTGAAGGAGCCCGCGATCCAGGAGCTCAAGCGTCGCCTCGCCGATGCGGTGCGCCTCCAGAGCCGCGAGGTGTTCTCGAACTTCCTCACCGGCCCCCGCTCGGACAACGTGATCCTCCTCGTCGGCCCCTCGAAAAACGAATCAGCCGAGGAGATCCCGGAGAAAGCCCACCTCCTCGCCTCACGCATCCAGCGTTATGTGCGCGGACTCCTCCCGGACCTGACCGTCTCGGTCGGGCTCGGACGCTTCACCCCGGACCCGGCCCGGCTCTCGGAAGCCTACTCCGAGGCCGAGGTTGCGCTGGAGATCGGCCACCGCATCTACGGCCCCTCCTCCGTCTCGACCTTCGAACGAACCGGGACCTACAAGCTGCTCTTCAAGGTGCTCCAGGGCGACCCGCAGGAGCTTGAGACCTTCTACGCGGAGACGCTCGCCCCGGTCGTCCACTACGACGAGCGCTACGGCACAGAGCTTATCCATACCCTCACCACCTACCTGAACAACGACGCCTCGACCGTCAAGACCGCCTCGGAACTCTTCGCCCACCGCCACACCATCCGCTACCGCCTCGACCGGATCGGCGAGCTCACCGACCTCGACATCGAGAAGACCGAGGACCGCGAGCGCCTGACGCTCGGCATCAAGGCCATGCAGCTCCTCGGCCGCGCCCCGAACCGTCCCTCCCCCATCTCCGACAGGTAG
- a CDS encoding ammonium transporter: MKRLALILSASLLLVLALPGLAFAQDEAPTAAELSLAMDTVWVLVAAVLVIFMQAGFAMLEVGFSRMKNVGSVVAKILVNVAIAALMFWAVGFAFTFSDGGGLQSIIGLNGFFLSGSAETYAGLSWSQVPVSAKFVFQVAFVAVSLAIVWGTMLERTKFAVYVIFAVVFAGLIYPLVAHWVWGGGWLAELGKQDFAGSTVVHLSGAAAALAGTLLLGPRLGKYDDEGRPVTIPGHNMPLAVLGVLILWVGWYGFNPGSTMAATTQIADVALTTTLAAAAGVLGAMTMSYFYRRNVDVGMGGNGAIAALVAITASCAFVAPWASIIIGFVAGIIMYLVLMFVDRIGVDDPLGAIAAHGMGGVWGTLSCGLFTTPELAAVGQPGLFYGGGFTQLGVQALGIIACGGFVFLSSLLVFAILKATIGIRVSPEQELDGLDIHEHGVYGYPDLVATDPQGANGTSPRGAVSSGRPAESAT, encoded by the coding sequence TTGAAGAGGCTGGCTCTTATACTCTCTGCGTCGCTGCTTCTGGTGCTTGCCTTACCCGGGCTGGCGTTCGCTCAGGACGAGGCGCCGACGGCGGCCGAGCTCTCGCTCGCGATGGACACGGTCTGGGTCCTTGTGGCGGCGGTGCTCGTGATCTTCATGCAGGCCGGGTTCGCGATGCTTGAGGTCGGGTTCTCGCGTATGAAGAACGTCGGGAGCGTCGTTGCGAAGATCCTCGTAAACGTCGCGATCGCCGCTCTTATGTTCTGGGCGGTCGGCTTCGCGTTCACGTTCTCCGACGGCGGCGGCCTTCAGTCCATAATCGGGCTCAACGGCTTCTTCCTCTCGGGGAGCGCCGAGACCTACGCCGGGCTCTCGTGGTCGCAGGTGCCGGTCTCGGCGAAGTTCGTCTTCCAGGTCGCGTTCGTGGCGGTCTCGCTCGCGATCGTCTGGGGAACGATGCTGGAGCGCACGAAGTTCGCGGTGTACGTGATCTTCGCGGTCGTCTTTGCAGGGCTCATCTATCCCCTCGTCGCTCACTGGGTGTGGGGCGGCGGCTGGCTTGCGGAGCTCGGCAAGCAGGACTTCGCCGGCTCGACGGTCGTCCACCTCTCGGGAGCGGCAGCGGCCCTCGCCGGGACGCTCCTCCTCGGCCCCCGACTCGGCAAGTACGACGACGAGGGACGGCCCGTAACCATCCCCGGACACAACATGCCCCTCGCGGTGCTCGGCGTCCTTATCCTCTGGGTCGGCTGGTACGGCTTCAACCCCGGCTCGACAATGGCCGCGACAACGCAAATAGCCGACGTCGCGCTCACGACGACGCTCGCGGCGGCCGCAGGGGTCCTCGGCGCGATGACGATGAGCTACTTCTACCGCCGCAACGTGGACGTCGGGATGGGCGGCAACGGGGCGATCGCCGCGCTCGTGGCTATCACCGCCAGCTGTGCGTTCGTCGCTCCGTGGGCCTCGATCATTATCGGCTTCGTCGCCGGGATCATCATGTACCTCGTCCTGATGTTCGTGGACAGGATCGGCGTCGACGATCCGCTCGGGGCGATCGCGGCCCACGGCATGGGCGGCGTGTGGGGCACGCTCTCCTGCGGGCTCTTCACCACGCCGGAGCTTGCGGCGGTCGGCCAGCCGGGGCTCTTCTACGGCGGCGGGTTCACACAGCTCGGGGTACAGGCGCTCGGCATCATTGCCTGCGGCGGCTTCGTGTTCCTCTCCTCGCTTCTGGTCTTTGCGATCCTCAAGGCGACGATCGGCATCCGCGTCAGCCCGGAGCAGGAGCTCGACGGCCTCGACATCCACGAGCACGGGGTCTACGGCTATCCGGACCTCGTGGCGACCGACCCGCAAGGCGCGAACGGGACCTCCCCCCGGGGCGCGGTCTCCAGCGGTCGCCCGGCGGAGAGCGCGACCTAG
- a CDS encoding TetR/AcrR family transcriptional regulator C-terminal domain-containing protein translates to MSERRRLSRERVLEAAVSFVDREGLEALSMRKLGAELGVEAMSLYNHIPNKNALLDGMVEYVLGEMTVTRTSDSWEDRIREGYRQFRGVAKRHPNVFPLLVTRPPHFPEGVWLLERFLNIMEEAGFPPKVALHSFRILTNYTFGYSMSEIRGFALEPATGKHEFRYRVPDEYPSVQALREHLINVDHDREFEFGLDLIIEGMKQHL, encoded by the coding sequence GTGTCAGAGAGGCGCAGGTTAAGCCGAGAGCGGGTTCTTGAAGCTGCGGTCTCGTTTGTCGATCGCGAGGGGCTCGAGGCGCTCTCCATGCGCAAGCTCGGGGCGGAGCTCGGCGTTGAGGCGATGTCGCTCTACAACCACATCCCGAACAAGAACGCCCTTCTCGACGGGATGGTCGAGTACGTTCTCGGGGAGATGACCGTCACCCGCACGAGCGACTCCTGGGAGGACAGGATCCGCGAGGGCTACCGGCAGTTCCGCGGGGTCGCGAAGCGTCACCCGAACGTCTTCCCCCTGCTCGTGACGCGCCCGCCGCACTTCCCTGAGGGCGTCTGGCTGCTCGAGAGGTTCCTGAACATAATGGAAGAGGCCGGCTTCCCCCCGAAGGTCGCCCTTCACTCGTTCAGGATCCTCACCAACTACACCTTCGGGTACTCGATGAGCGAGATCCGCGGCTTCGCCCTCGAACCGGCGACCGGCAAGCACGAGTTCCGCTACAGAGTTCCCGACGAGTACCCGAGCGTTCAAGCCCTTCGCGAGCACCTGATAAACGTGGACCACGACCGGGAGTTCGAGTTCGGCCTCGACCTCATCATCGAGGGCATGAAGCAACACCTCTAG
- the uvrB gene encoding excinuclease ABC subunit UvrB, translating to METRNTFEVVSNYRPTGDQPQAIERLASGIAGGLDMQTLLGVTGSGKTHTMARVIEKVGKPALVMAHNKTLAAQLASEFGEFFPNNAVEYFVSYYDYYQPEAYVPSSDTFIEKDAQINEDIDRLRHSATSSLFTRSDVIVVASVSAIYGLGSPEEYRSKMVVLREGGFYDLDDVLRDLVKIQYARNDYQLARGNFRVRGDVLEIQPAYQDTVYRVSFFGDEVEGMAEVDPLTGEVLREHELLTIYPATHFVTDEDRMKVATANIEAELEERYAELESQGKVLEAYRLRQRTQYDLEMMRELGYCSGIENYSRHMDGRPPGSTPYTLLDYFPDDYVTFIDESHITLPQIRGMYNGDQSRKGTLVEHGFRLPSAKDNRPLTFDEFLLKSNQLVFVSATPGPYELENSGQIVEQIIRPTGLLDPPVDVRPTKGQIDDLMNEVAVRVEHGERVLITTLTIKMAEDLTDYLLEHNVKTRYMHSNIETLDRIQIIRGLRTGEFDVLVGINLLREGLDLPEVTLVAILDADKEGFLRGERALIQTIGRAARNAGGRVIMYADKETDAMRAAIGETNRRREIQKAYNERNGITPTTIAKGVSDILIAAEAKGLYKTQRQKAAERNTSGDPDELRELIANLEAEMMAAAEDLKFEYAAKLRDEIKDLERQLQEATS from the coding sequence ATCGAGACTCGTAACACATTCGAGGTAGTAAGCAACTACCGGCCGACCGGCGACCAGCCGCAGGCCATCGAGCGGCTCGCGAGCGGGATCGCGGGCGGCCTGGACATGCAGACGCTGCTAGGGGTGACCGGTTCGGGGAAGACGCACACGATGGCGCGCGTCATCGAGAAGGTCGGGAAGCCCGCGCTCGTGATGGCGCACAACAAGACGCTCGCGGCGCAGCTTGCGAGCGAGTTCGGGGAGTTCTTCCCGAACAACGCCGTCGAGTACTTTGTCTCCTACTACGACTACTACCAGCCCGAAGCGTACGTCCCGTCGTCTGATACGTTTATCGAGAAGGACGCCCAGATCAACGAGGACATCGACCGCCTGAGGCACTCGGCGACGAGCAGCCTGTTCACCCGGTCGGACGTTATAGTCGTTGCCTCGGTGTCGGCTATTTACGGTCTCGGGAGCCCGGAGGAGTACCGCTCGAAGATGGTCGTTCTTCGGGAGGGCGGCTTTTATGACCTCGACGACGTCTTGCGGGACCTGGTGAAGATCCAGTACGCAAGGAACGATTACCAGCTCGCGCGGGGGAACTTCCGGGTGAGGGGGGACGTGCTGGAGATCCAGCCCGCCTACCAGGACACGGTCTATCGCGTCTCGTTCTTCGGGGACGAGGTCGAGGGGATGGCTGAGGTGGACCCGCTTACGGGCGAGGTCCTGCGCGAGCACGAGCTGCTTACGATCTACCCGGCCACGCACTTCGTCACCGACGAGGATCGGATGAAGGTCGCGACGGCGAATATCGAGGCGGAGCTTGAGGAGCGCTATGCGGAGCTCGAGTCTCAGGGGAAGGTGCTGGAGGCGTACCGACTGAGGCAGCGGACTCAGTACGACCTTGAGATGATGCGCGAGCTCGGGTACTGCTCGGGCATCGAGAACTACTCCCGTCACATGGACGGCCGCCCTCCCGGCTCGACGCCGTACACGCTTCTCGACTACTTCCCGGACGACTACGTAACGTTCATTGACGAGTCGCACATCACGCTGCCACAGATCCGGGGGATGTACAACGGCGACCAGTCGCGCAAGGGTACGCTCGTAGAGCACGGCTTCCGCCTGCCGAGTGCAAAGGACAACCGGCCGCTCACGTTCGACGAGTTCCTCTTGAAGAGCAACCAGCTCGTCTTTGTCTCGGCGACGCCGGGGCCGTACGAGCTTGAGAACTCCGGGCAGATCGTGGAGCAGATCATCCGCCCGACGGGGCTCCTCGACCCGCCGGTTGACGTCCGGCCGACGAAGGGGCAGATAGACGACCTGATGAACGAGGTTGCGGTGCGCGTCGAGCACGGCGAGCGGGTCCTTATAACGACGCTGACGATAAAGATGGCCGAGGACCTGACGGACTACCTCCTTGAGCACAACGTCAAGACGAGGTACATGCACTCGAACATAGAGACCCTGGACCGCATCCAGATCATCCGCGGCCTCCGCACCGGCGAGTTCGACGTGCTCGTCGGGATCAACCTTCTTCGCGAGGGGCTCGACCTTCCTGAGGTCACGCTCGTCGCCATCCTGGATGCGGACAAGGAGGGCTTTCTGCGCGGCGAGCGGGCGCTCATACAGACGATCGGCCGCGCCGCCCGAAACGCAGGCGGCCGGGTCATCATGTACGCCGACAAGGAGACCGACGCGATGCGCGCGGCCATCGGGGAGACGAACCGAAGGCGCGAGATCCAGAAGGCCTACAACGAGCGCAACGGCATCACGCCGACGACGATCGCGAAGGGCGTCTCGGACATCCTTATCGCCGCCGAAGCGAAGGGCCTGTACAAGACCCAGCGCCAGAAGGCCGCCGAGCGGAACACCTCCGGCGACCCGGACGAGCTGCGCGAGCTTATAGCCAACCTCGAAGCCGAGATGATGGCCGCCGCCGAAGACCTCAAGTTCGAGTACGCCGCCAAGCTCCGCGACGAGATAAAGGACCTCGAACGCCAGCTACAGGAAGCCACGAGCTAG
- a CDS encoding lytic transglycosylase domain-containing protein has protein sequence MLATGTKRGGTPDGTFRTYGRSRSRRRRAGRGLAVLLVLLGILVVGAYAVYSVVTEPPERVQRALYPLDYRETIQSAAQTYSVEPTLVAAVIYVESRYDPEAVSSQNAQGLMQITPDTADFIQNNSGITGDFTEPQTNIWMGTWQLSYLEGRYFGDERAMLAAYNSGQGNVDAWLSDPGFDLESDIPFTETHNYVNDVLDIQDTYRELYGEDLNRDS, from the coding sequence TTGCTGGCGACGGGGACGAAGAGAGGCGGCACACCTGACGGGACGTTCAGGACCTACGGCCGGAGCCGGTCGCGAAGGAGGCGGGCCGGTCGGGGGCTGGCCGTGCTGCTCGTCTTGCTGGGGATCTTGGTGGTCGGGGCGTATGCGGTCTACAGCGTCGTAACCGAGCCGCCGGAGCGAGTGCAGCGCGCGCTGTACCCGCTTGATTACCGGGAGACGATCCAGAGCGCGGCGCAGACCTACAGCGTAGAGCCGACGCTGGTCGCCGCCGTTATCTACGTAGAGAGCCGCTACGACCCGGAGGCGGTGTCGAGCCAGAACGCGCAGGGGCTCATGCAGATCACCCCGGACACCGCCGACTTTATCCAGAACAACTCCGGCATCACGGGCGACTTCACCGAGCCGCAGACGAACATCTGGATGGGGACCTGGCAGCTCAGCTACCTCGAAGGGCGCTACTTCGGGGATGAGAGGGCGATGCTCGCGGCGTACAATTCGGGTCAGGGCAACGTCGATGCGTGGCTCTCGGACCCGGGGTTCGACCTTGAGAGCGACATCCCGTTCACCGAGACGCACAACTACGTCAACGACGTGCTAGACATCCAGGATACGTACCGGGAACTGTACGGGGAGGACCTCAATCGAGACTCGTAA
- the coaE gene encoding dephospho-CoA kinase (Dephospho-CoA kinase (CoaE) performs the final step in coenzyme A biosynthesis.) produces MTVAVTGPFASGKSTFTRMLGEAGAETVSSDELVHDLYRKDPQTARRVAERFGDVLDAEGKVDRLKLRGEVFGDPEALRDLEGILHPLVREETDRRVSGSEAEVFVAEIPLLFETGRESDFDLTVTVLPSESRRREWAAGRGVDAATLRGIEARQLSPREKARRADVVVENDGTLEHLRKRAVELMERLRRERSLAGDGDEERRHT; encoded by the coding sequence GTGACCGTCGCGGTCACCGGCCCTTTCGCGTCCGGGAAGAGCACCTTCACCCGGATGCTCGGTGAGGCGGGCGCGGAGACGGTCTCCTCCGACGAGCTTGTACACGACCTCTACCGGAAGGACCCGCAGACCGCCCGGCGCGTGGCGGAGCGCTTCGGGGACGTTCTCGACGCGGAGGGGAAGGTCGATCGCCTGAAGCTCCGGGGAGAGGTCTTCGGGGACCCGGAGGCCCTGAGGGACCTGGAGGGGATACTCCACCCGCTCGTGCGGGAGGAGACGGACCGGCGGGTCTCGGGGAGCGAGGCCGAGGTCTTTGTCGCGGAGATACCGCTCCTCTTCGAGACCGGGCGGGAGAGCGACTTCGACCTCACAGTAACCGTGCTGCCGTCCGAGAGCCGCAGACGGGAGTGGGCGGCGGGCCGCGGCGTTGATGCGGCGACGCTCCGGGGTATAGAGGCGAGACAGCTCAGCCCCCGCGAGAAGGCCCGGCGGGCGGACGTCGTCGTAGAGAACGACGGGACCCTGGAACACCTGCGAAAGAGAGCCGTAGAACTCATGGAGAGACTGCGGCGGGAGAGGAGCCTTGCTGGCGACGGGGACGAAGAGAGGCGGCACACCTGA